A portion of the Paenibacillus marchantiae genome contains these proteins:
- the grpE gene encoding nucleotide exchange factor GrpE → MKEEQSFAAEEQEQQATTAAEQEPVNEAGAAEAQAEEMTDQEQDEIARLKEEAEEHQQRFVRAQADFDNFRRRTQKEKEELAKYASMKLVTELVPVIDNFERAMATVPEGAEVESFSKGIQMIFRQLETVLNNEGLTSMDTVGQPFNPEFHQAIMSVESDEYEEGTVVEEVQKGYMLKDKVLRPAMVKVSS, encoded by the coding sequence TTGAAAGAGGAGCAATCATTCGCAGCAGAAGAACAGGAACAGCAAGCAACTACAGCAGCGGAGCAGGAGCCTGTCAACGAAGCCGGAGCTGCAGAAGCGCAGGCGGAAGAGATGACAGATCAGGAGCAAGATGAGATCGCACGTTTGAAGGAGGAAGCTGAGGAACATCAACAGCGTTTTGTCCGTGCGCAAGCTGATTTTGATAACTTCCGTCGTCGTACACAAAAAGAAAAAGAAGAACTGGCGAAATACGCTTCGATGAAGCTGGTCACCGAACTGGTGCCGGTCATTGATAACTTCGAGCGTGCCATGGCTACTGTACCGGAAGGTGCTGAAGTCGAGTCCTTCTCCAAAGGTATCCAAATGATCTTCCGTCAGCTGGAAACTGTGCTGAACAATGAAGGTCTGACGTCAATGGATACGGTAGGACAACCGTTTAATCCCGAATTCCACCAGGCGATTATGTCCGTGGAGAGCGACGAGTATGAAGAAGGTACCGTTGTCGAGGAAGTCCAAAAAGGCTATATGCTGAAGGATAAAGTACTTCGTCCGGCTATGGTTAAAGTTAGCTCATAA